Below is a window of Desulfomicrobium macestii DNA.
AAGCAAATACACCACCGCGAAGGAAGGCATTGACAAACTTGCTCAGGAATTAACCGCAGATATTCTACGAGAAGAAGCCGTCCTTGAGGAAACCTTCAAGGGTCTTCCCTCCAGTGAAGGAAAAACCGGCAAGCAGATCGGCCTGGAATTTCAGGCCTTAATGAAAGAAATTGAACGTATTCGTCCCAAAAAAATATTGATAGAAAATCATAAAAAACTGACCTCAGAGCTACAAAAGCAGCGTAAATCGATACTGGATGAGTTGTCTGCAACACGAGCAAATCGTTCTGCACAATTTGCCCGGGCGCTGAAAAGGCTTAATAAACGTCTCGCCGGAAAGCTTCGTCTGGAGGTTAAGGCGGAATCTGATAAAAGGCCAATAATAGACTTTTTGCTGGGATGCAGGATGGATGGAGTGGGTGAAGCCAGGCTTTCCTGGGTTAAAGATGCAGACGATTTTTCGCCGGTTAAGTTGGCTGAAATGATTCGAGGTGGAGCTGATGCACTGCGTAACGCGAAGTGGGGGCTTACTCCTACAGTGGCCGACGCTCTAGTGCGATTAGCACCAGACCAAGTCCTGCAACTCGAAGAACTGGAACTACCCGATCTTATCAATATAGAATTGAATACAGCTCATGAAGGTCAGGAAAACTTTAGACCACTGGACAAACTCTCAACTGGACAACAATGCACGGCAATACTGCACCTACTGCTTTTGCAGAACCTTGATCCTTTAATGATGGATCAGCCTGAAGACAACCTCGATAATGCGTTTATAGCAGATCGCATTGTGGCCGAGCTGCGCTCTGCCAAAATTGCCCGCCAGTTTATCTTTGCAACTCATAACGCCAACATACCCGTGTTCGGCGATGCGGAATGGATCGGGGTGTTTGAGGCCGCAGATGGTCAGGCGCAGATGCCTGTTGAGGCACAGGGTGCGATCGATGTACCCGAAGTCAGAGATAAAGCCGCCGTTATTCTGGAAGGTGGCAGGGCCGCGTTCAACCAACGTAAAGCCAAATACGGATTTTAAGGTGATGTATGCTGAAAGCTGAATTGTTTGAAATAATCGCTAACGGAGAAAATTCCGGCGTTGAATTTAAGCGTGATGACATTCGACCCGAACAACTGGCCAAAGAAATAGTCGCCATTGCCAATCTACAAGGCGGTCGAATTCTCCTGGGTGTGGAAGATAGTGGTCAGATTTCCGGTTTGCAGCGACCTGAGACGCAGGAGTGGGTATTGAATGTGTTCAGAGACAAGGTGCATCCCCAGATTATTCCCTTCTATGAAGAGATCGTTGTTGAAGATAATCTTCGTGTTGGGATCATCACACTTTCGATGGGGGTATCCAAACCCTATGTGGTTAGGCACAACAATAGGGAGGAAATATATATCCGCATGGGTGATCGGTCTGAACTCGCAAGTCGGGAGCAACAATTGCGGCTTTTCGAGAGCGGCGGTTTGCTCCATGTTGAAGTAATGCCGGTTGCAGGCACCTCATTGGACAATATTGATACGGATAGACTTGACTATTATCTGAGGTCAATCATCAAAGACCCTGAAATACCCGGTACTGATTCTGAATGGATTAAACGCTTGCTGGGCCTTGGGCTGATGGCTGAAGACGGCATGGGAAACACTGTATGTTCGGTAGCAGGTTTAGTGTGTTTTGGGATCAAGCCCCGGCGATTTCTTCGGCAGGCGGGTTTACGGGTTATGGCCTATGCCGGGGAAGACAAAGAGTATCAGGCGCTGCTGGATGTGGTTCTGGACGCGCCTTTGGTAGGGCGATGGCAGGTTACTGAATCAGGGCAAAAACAGTTGGTTGATGAAGGTCTTATAGAAAAATTTTCGTCAGCCATCGAACCTTTTATCACACAAGAATCATCTGATATCGACGAGCATATGCGGCGAGAAAAAGCCTGGTTTTATCCTTGGGAAGCCATTCGGGAAACTGTCATCAATGCCTTGGCCCACAGAGACTGGACACGATCAGTAGATATCGAGGTCACTAATTATTCTGATCGGCTGGAGGTTATTAGCCCTGGTAAACTTCAAAATTCAATGACTATTGACAAGATGGTTGCCGGTCAACGCTCTCCACGAAACACCCTGATTATGGAAATCCTGCGCGACTATGGCTATGTCGATTCCCGGGGAATGGGAGTGCGAACCAAAGTTATCCCCCTTATGCGAATCTTGAATCACATCGACCCAATTTTTGAAGCAACGGACGATTATCTAAAAACTGTTCTTCCCAGGAAAAAGGCGGATGTCCAAGGTCATTAACAACATCAAAAAAGCAATTGGTGATGCCGCTGTTTTCAACCCTGAGATACAGGTCGCACCAGCATGCATTCTTTGGCCTGATCGAGACCGTCAGTGGGAAGCCGTCATACCCATTCTTCAGACCGAACTGCCAGAACTCATGATTCTAGGTGACTATGTGCCGGACGAGCGCATGGGGCCTGCCATCTGGCTGCGCTGTGTGCTCTCTGGCCGTGCCGAGGATGTCTCCCTCCCACTAGACCAAACACCGATTTTTTATCTTCCCGGCGTGAGTCGCCAAGACTTGAGAGCTGTTGAAAGTTGTCCGGAACACCTGAAACCGCTTGCTGAGTTGCAATATCGGGGAACGATCTGGAATCAAAGCAATGCAAAGGACTGGACCATTCTCGCCTTTTTGAGATCAGCCCAAGGGGGCTTGGGCTTAGACGTCGCCCAAGACAACGACACCAAACAGTCTATGCTACTGGCACTCAGCCGCCTGCTAGATGAAGACGTCGAACAGTTAAAAGGTAAACGCCTTGATGCCGAATTTTTCAAAAAACTTCTGATCGGCGATCCGCGTCGGCAAATTTTGGAGTGGATCGACCACCCAGAAAAATACCGAACCAGCTCTAGTGAAAACGAATGGCTGGCGTTTATTGAGGTTTGCCGGTCTCAGTTTGGCATCCATCCTGAAAAAGATGGTCCCCTTGTTGCTTCTGAGCGACTCGCTTTGAGAGAAGGTCCGTGGAAAACCGTGTGGGATAGGTTTTGCGAAGCGCCCAACAGGTATCCTAATATCCCCGCTCAAATCAAAAAATGCAAAATGCCCGGAAATTTGATGCTGTGGAGCATGGGCAAAGCATCGGAGTATGAAGCTTGGCCACAGTGGAACGAGTTGCAAGAAACGGCGTTACGCCAAGGGCTATTGTCCCTCGCCGAACATGATGCCTCCACATGCCGCACCGAACTTATCAAGCTTGAACAGCACCATGTCGCACGCCGTGGTCTGGTGTGGGCGGAACTTCGAGAAGCTCCTTTAGCCCTAGCCTTGGAACATTTGGTGGTAGTGGCGTCAGAAACAAGGAAATCTTTGAACGCAGGCTCTCTGGATGACGTGGTCCAAGCTTACCTGAACAGTGCCTGGAAAGCCGACGATGCAGTTTTGTCCGCGCTTGCATGCGTGGAAAGCAGTGAAGATTTTAACACCGTGACGGTGGCGATTCGAAGCGTCTACCTTCCCTGGTTGGAGGACTCCGCCCGCCATCTGCAAAATATTTGGGAACCAATAGCGAAAACTGATCCCCCCCCGTCTAAAACCGAAAGCTGCATTGTCTTTGTCGACGGTTTGCGTGCTGATTCCGCTCGGCGTTTGAAGTCCATCCTTGCATCAAAAGGTGCTGTCATTAATGAGCAGATCCGATGGGCTGCATTGCCCAGTGTTACCGGGACGGGCAAGCCAGCAGTGGCACCCTTGGCTTCAACCAGTGCTGCGGAGAATCCAAGTCCCACAGACTTTCAGGCAATCTCTCCATACCAATTCGAAAAAGCTCTCAAGGATTCAGGCTGGATGGTAATCCGAGCCAAAGATCCGATTCCAGTCCCAATTTGCCAAGGCTACCCCGTTGCATCGACGGTCAACAAACTTTGGGTGGAGATCGGCAACATCGATCACGAAGGACACGAGCGAGGTGCGAAGCTTGCGAAACAGCTTCCGGCCCTCCTGGCAGAAGTTGCCGAAAAAATCGAAGCCCTGCTTTCTGCGGGATGGTCTCGCATTCGAGTAGTCACGGATCATGGCTGGCTCCTCCTTCCCGGTGGTTTGCCAAAATCAGAACTGCCCAGCGCCGTTTCCGAAAACAAATGGGGTCGGTGCGCCCTGTTAAAATCTGGAGCAGCTACTGATCATCGCATATTTCCCTGGCATTGGAACCCTGACGAGTCAGTCGTCCTGGCCGATGGAATTAGTTGCTTCCGAAGCAACGAAGAATACACCCATGGTGGTTTAAGCCTTCAAGAATGCCTAACCTTAGACCTCATTGTATCTTCGGATTCTCCTCAAGAAACCGTCACCATCTCCGAAGTCCGTTGGAAAGGTTTACGCTGTTCCGTGCTTGCCCAAGGTGCAGTCAACGGACTTCATCTTGATGTTCGCAAATTCGCAGAAGATGCGAGCACGTCCCTGATCAATCAAACGAAACCTGTTGAAGATGACGGAAGGGCTTCCGTGCTGATCGTTGACATGGACGGGGATTTGGAAGGAACTGACGCCTTTGTCGTGCTCACCAATGATGCGGGCACAGTGACAACACAAATTTCGACACGAATCGGTGGATAACCATATGAATTTGGACGCAATTGATCGCATAGCGGCTTCGACATTCGAGGGCTATCTTGTTCGAAAAGACCTAGTTCGGACATTCAGTAGACAATTCCCAGTTCCCACTTATGTCGTGGAATTCTTGCTTGGCAGATATTGCGCCAGTATTGACCAGGATGAAATTGACGAAGGTCTAGGCATTGTCCAGCGGCAGCTCCTGGACCGTACCGTTAAAGCTGGCGAGGAAGAGCTTTTCAAGTCCCGCGCCAGGGAAAAGGGACAGGTGAAAATCATCGACCTTGTTTCCGCACGTCTCGACGCCAAATCCGATTCGTACTTGGCGACACTTCCAAGTTTACGGCTTACTGACGCTCGCATTGAGTCGGATATTGTGAGCAAACACGAACGCATGTTGACCGGCGGCTTTTACGCCGAGATCACGCTTGGCTATGACCCCATTATTGCCCAGGAAAAAAATGGCCGCCCGTTTGGAATTGACGGATTGCGCGAAATCCAACTTTCAAACCGGGATGTTCTTGAAAAGCTGGGGGAAGCCAGGACTCAGTTCTCCACCAAGGAGTGGAAGACATTACTTCTGCGCTCAATTGGCATCGAGGATTCCGCGCTGTCGGAACGACAGCAAAATGCCCTCTTTTTGCGCATGGTTCCTTTTGTTGAGCGTAACTTCAACATGGTCGAACTTGGCCCTCGTGGAACTGGCAAAAGTCATCTATTCCAGCAGGTTTCTCCTTATGCCCACTTGATATCCGGTGGAAAGGCTACTGTAGCCAGAATGTTCGTGCATATGGGCAGCGGACAAAAAGGGCTTGTTTGCCAATACGATGTCGTCTGCTTTGATGAAATTTCCGGGATATCTTTCGACCAGAAAGACGGCGTAAACATCATGAAGGGCTACATGGAGTCCGGTGAATTCAGCCGTGGAAAGGAGAGCATCAGGGCGGACGGAAGTGTTGTCATGGTGGGCAACTTCGATGTGGACGTGGAACACCAGCAACGGGTTGGACATCTTTTCGGTCCTATGCCGCCGGAGATGAGAGACGACACCGCATTCATGGACCGTCTGCATGCATTTCTGCCTGGTTGGGATGTGCCTAAGATAAGCAAGGAACTGCTGACCAACCATTTCGGCTTGGTCAGTGACTTCTTGTCGGAATGCTGGTCTCAACTTCGCAATCAGAGCCGCGTTTCACAGCTTCAGAACAGGGTCTTCTTTGGTGGTGCCCTTTCAGGTCGCGACACCAATGCTGTCAACAAAACCGTGAGCGGCCTGCTCAAACTCCTTTGTCCTGATGGCGCACAACAAATCCCAGAGGAGGACCTTGAGTGGGCCGTGAGAATCGCCATGGAGTCTCGCAGGCGTGTGAAGGAGCAGCAAAAAAGAATTGGAGCCGCTGAGTTCAGAAACACCCATTTCAGCTATGTAATGGGAACCGATGGCGTAGAAAAATTTGTCTCAACACCGGAACTTCAAAGCGACAACAGCATCGGGACTGACCCACTGGAGCCTGGGCAGGTTTGGACCATTAGCCCTGGAGGAAATGGGGAAAATCCAGGACTATACCGGATCGAAGTTAACGAAGGCCCAGGTTCAGGGCTGAAGATACTGAACAAACCTATTCCACCGGCATTCCGGGAAAGCATCGGGTGTGCGGAACAGAATCTCTATGCTCGGGCAAGCCAACTCGTCGGAGACAAAGACCCTAGGCACCACGAATTCACAGCTCAACTCAGAGCCTTTGATGCCTCGAAATCAGGAGCCAAGATCGGAGTTGCGGCGTTGTTGGCTCTGTGCACCGCCCTGCTCAAAAAAAGCGTGCGGGGCGGCCTTATTCTCGTAGGTGAAATTAATCTTGGCGGGTCCATTGAAGCGATTCATAATCCAGTAAATATAGCTGAAATCGCAGTGGAGAAAGGCGCGACATCTCTTTTGATGCCGGTATCCTGTCGAAGACATTTGTTTGATTTATCAGATGACATGGCTACAAAAGTGGATATTCAGTTCTATTCTGACGCGAAAGATGCCTTATTAAAAGCGATTATTGAATAAAATTTTAACATAAATTATTTAACATAATTAAAATGACAAACGATCAAGAGTTACGACAAACTTTTTTTAATCATATT
It encodes the following:
- a CDS encoding RNA-binding domain-containing protein, giving the protein MLKAELFEIIANGENSGVEFKRDDIRPEQLAKEIVAIANLQGGRILLGVEDSGQISGLQRPETQEWVLNVFRDKVHPQIIPFYEEIVVEDNLRVGIITLSMGVSKPYVVRHNNREEIYIRMGDRSELASREQQLRLFESGGLLHVEVMPVAGTSLDNIDTDRLDYYLRSIIKDPEIPGTDSEWIKRLLGLGLMAEDGMGNTVCSVAGLVCFGIKPRRFLRQAGLRVMAYAGEDKEYQALLDVVLDAPLVGRWQVTESGQKQLVDEGLIEKFSSAIEPFITQESSDIDEHMRREKAWFYPWEAIRETVINALAHRDWTRSVDIEVTNYSDRLEVISPGKLQNSMTIDKMVAGQRSPRNTLIMEILRDYGYVDSRGMGVRTKVIPLMRILNHIDPIFEATDDYLKTVLPRKKADVQGH
- the pglZ gene encoding BREX-1 system phosphatase PglZ type B — encoded protein: MSKVINNIKKAIGDAAVFNPEIQVAPACILWPDRDRQWEAVIPILQTELPELMILGDYVPDERMGPAIWLRCVLSGRAEDVSLPLDQTPIFYLPGVSRQDLRAVESCPEHLKPLAELQYRGTIWNQSNAKDWTILAFLRSAQGGLGLDVAQDNDTKQSMLLALSRLLDEDVEQLKGKRLDAEFFKKLLIGDPRRQILEWIDHPEKYRTSSSENEWLAFIEVCRSQFGIHPEKDGPLVASERLALREGPWKTVWDRFCEAPNRYPNIPAQIKKCKMPGNLMLWSMGKASEYEAWPQWNELQETALRQGLLSLAEHDASTCRTELIKLEQHHVARRGLVWAELREAPLALALEHLVVVASETRKSLNAGSLDDVVQAYLNSAWKADDAVLSALACVESSEDFNTVTVAIRSVYLPWLEDSARHLQNIWEPIAKTDPPPSKTESCIVFVDGLRADSARRLKSILASKGAVINEQIRWAALPSVTGTGKPAVAPLASTSAAENPSPTDFQAISPYQFEKALKDSGWMVIRAKDPIPVPICQGYPVASTVNKLWVEIGNIDHEGHERGAKLAKQLPALLAEVAEKIEALLSAGWSRIRVVTDHGWLLLPGGLPKSELPSAVSENKWGRCALLKSGAATDHRIFPWHWNPDESVVLADGISCFRSNEEYTHGGLSLQECLTLDLIVSSDSPQETVTISEVRWKGLRCSVLAQGAVNGLHLDVRKFAEDASTSLINQTKPVEDDGRASVLIVDMDGDLEGTDAFVVLTNDAGTVTTQISTRIGG
- the brxL gene encoding BREX system Lon protease-like protein BrxL, with the protein product MNLDAIDRIAASTFEGYLVRKDLVRTFSRQFPVPTYVVEFLLGRYCASIDQDEIDEGLGIVQRQLLDRTVKAGEEELFKSRAREKGQVKIIDLVSARLDAKSDSYLATLPSLRLTDARIESDIVSKHERMLTGGFYAEITLGYDPIIAQEKNGRPFGIDGLREIQLSNRDVLEKLGEARTQFSTKEWKTLLLRSIGIEDSALSERQQNALFLRMVPFVERNFNMVELGPRGTGKSHLFQQVSPYAHLISGGKATVARMFVHMGSGQKGLVCQYDVVCFDEISGISFDQKDGVNIMKGYMESGEFSRGKESIRADGSVVMVGNFDVDVEHQQRVGHLFGPMPPEMRDDTAFMDRLHAFLPGWDVPKISKELLTNHFGLVSDFLSECWSQLRNQSRVSQLQNRVFFGGALSGRDTNAVNKTVSGLLKLLCPDGAQQIPEEDLEWAVRIAMESRRRVKEQQKRIGAAEFRNTHFSYVMGTDGVEKFVSTPELQSDNSIGTDPLEPGQVWTISPGGNGENPGLYRIEVNEGPGSGLKILNKPIPPAFRESIGCAEQNLYARASQLVGDKDPRHHEFTAQLRAFDASKSGAKIGVAALLALCTALLKKSVRGGLILVGEINLGGSIEAIHNPVNIAEIAVEKGATSLLMPVSCRRHLFDLSDDMATKVDIQFYSDAKDALLKAIIE